The DNA region ACATACACAATTGAACCAATTACTTTACCGATCAACCACACAATGCATGAAGAGCACAGCAGTGTGATGCCATACAACAGTGATGAATTAGAAGaacaggcagctgtgtgtgtgtgtgtgtaacacatcTGTACTGAAGCTGCATCTGCAAGAAAAGATGATGCAGATCTACAGAGAGGTCACAAATTAAAGACATGTGTGAAGAGCTCGGCGTTTTTGAGGCAATTGCTAAGATGACGTTGAGGATTGTGAGGATTCCACTTAAGGCAACATGAACATTAGCCTGTACATCGTCACCTTCACGCTACAGAAACAGCTACAAATACAAAAGCGTTGATGCAGGTTTTAGATACAGCATCATCTGCTGACGGACACTGATGTCAGAGGTCTGTGGTACGTAGCTGGATGTAAACCACAGCATCATGTCACTGAGCTGTGCAAGATTAATCAgagcaaaaacaacagtcaTCACCCAAATATtcagaataaagaaaaataaataccagTTTAATGGCACAGTTTCTCTTTAATTACTGGTATTTGCtggattttcttcttttcaatTTCCTGCTGAATACTGACAGCAAGGCCTGTCACGGTGGAAAGAGGCAGAGAACAGTTAGAAGCTCTGAGGTAGCAGGTGATTTTAAGATGAGGACAAGTCTTAACTAAACATGCAGGGTGTGGATCTGATGTGGATGGATACACATATTAGATATAAGATATTGTgtatgtgcttttgtttcacacacataAGAGTTACACACGTGCAGCTCATCGTCCCTGGGGGAGAATAAGGCATGAGGCTCTGCCTTACAAGGCCTCGCATTGTGGAGACAGTACTGGCACTGAGGGAAGACTGTAGAACACACACGAGCCAATTCATCAAAGCTACAACTGAGAGCCAGCGTAGCTTCAACACAATGACTATTCTGATCTATGGatggaacaggaagtaaaaacaGGCCTCTGTCTCAGATCGGATCCCAACTCCAGCAGAGCGTGTGTTCATGAGTGGAATCGTCCTGGTCTCTCCTACATCTCCTTCTCCTTGTCTTTCTTTGCCTCCCGAGCGCTGCCCTTCAAAAAGTCGCTCCTGAGCAGCCGATAAAACAGCACGATGTTCATGGCGGTCATGATGGCCATGCCCACGCTGCCCAGCGTGTAGGCCAGCAGCGGCACCTTGTCCCTGTTGAGCACCAGCCAGCGCGTCATCCAGGCCAGCGTGTTGATGCGGAACACCACGTACGTGCCCAGGTTGGTCATGCTGTTCACCCGGTACAGCGTTCCCGCGGCCATGCTGGACATGCGCATGACCTGCCGGAGGTGGAGGAACACCGAGTTGATCTCCACCAACAGCGCCACCACGGCGAAGCCCACGTAGCGGCACGACACCACGGAGAGGCCGAAACAGGAGATCACCTGGAGAAAGACCATGGATGAAGGTCAGACTGTGAGCTACAGCTGCTAATTCACATGTAGTCCTTACTTCAAATGTGATTCTTTTTATACTGTCTTTAATTCTTAACCAAATTTTGTCAATGAGCACTTTGAATGTTTGGGATTATGAAATTGTGTGACGTAACTGACAAATGAACACCACAAGGTGGCAGCAACAGCATCCAGATAAACAGCTTATgaataacacaaaaacacagacacacacgcacgcgcacgtaCACAGGTGTTCTGACAAGCTTGTTTCCAAGTGTTTAATGAACAGTTGCAGTAAGTGCAACATGTGAAAGAGAAATAATAGACATACAGAGTAACTCGTTTAGTGCAGGTCATATAACCATAAGAGAAAGAACTTCACCCTCCTGCAGTTAAAGCATCTTCTGTGTATGCGTGAGTTCTATAACGTCATGGGATGTCCTCTGTAACAAACAATCATGTGACAGGGGGAGTGGGTCAGGCAGCGGAGCATGTGAGGACAGGCTTCTAATTCACTTTCTGTGTTTTAGAAACCAAACAGAGCAATGGTATAAGGTCTgtagtggagcagctgtggttctggtctgtGTGGCACAAAGTCATTTTGAAGTAGTTCTTTCTCTGTCAATgtcaaaagtcaaataaaaaaaattaaaagaattTTTGAGGAACCTTTTACTGCATTACTTTAGATCAATAATTTACTATTTATATGAGAAAATGACGGACCTACACAAACATCTGTTTCTGCATCTATTAAGCTCAAATATGTGTGGAGTGCACACACTGTGGTGTGACCTCATGTATTTGTTTTGCGTGTCCTACCGACTTGATGGATGTTTATCTTCCACCAGAACGACAACTTTAGAAATCAAACCAAAATATAAcgttttttaatttattttagcaCAAAAGCAAGATGGTGCGATAATGAAATCCTCCAGACTGTGATTAGTGTGATGTGACACAACAACAgacaaggaggagagagagtcatTTGCTCACGTTACTACCACACACTGCtaaaacctactgtaaataacaacacatatactgtaatataatgATTGACTGGACATCTGCACGTTCATGTACACAACTGGGAAAAAAATATCCCATTTATTGAAATATAAATTTCAAAATACACCTGCATTGCCATTCAAGCATGAGACGTTTTTCTGTATCCAACAGAGATAAGAGACGACAGACGATGCGACGAGACAGATAATAAAAACAGCATGTAAAGCAGGAAGTCTGTGCCGACTGGCCTCTATAACGTAACCCTCAAAAACAAGGCCATATAGTGGGATTAACctggacataaacacacaaatcactGGTGGCTTCATCCTGGCTCAGATAAAGTCTAATCTAATCTGACACGATGGAACAGGACCcaacagtcaaaacaaaccaaaactggaggaggatgaggactaTGGCTGATCTGCAGGAGTTATATCATGTAAAGTATTACATCAAGTAATTGGATCCAAACTCTGTTACATATGCATTATACAAGATGCTGAGGTTTCCTGTTGTGAAACAGTGATACAGTTATGTGACTTCTACACAGTTATCTAAGTTTATGGAAGCGAtctcttttattggtggtgggaaGAGTTCAGCACTGATATGAGAGCACCTCAATGACTCTATATACGTTTTATGAGCCTCCAGAAGATAAAGCTCTACGAACGTGACAGGGGCCTCAAGGCCCCATCCGTAAAGAACAGGGGCCAAGTCCCATTTCCCGTGGGCTAGTGTCTAACTGTTATGAACCTTTGGACTTACTTGCAATTTATATTCACCAACCAAAAAGTTAGTGCTGGTGAAATATGCGAAGCAAAGCTCCTGCTTTTTAAGATCAGAGACCTTGTATGGCTCCTTTCACTGAAATCCAGAGAAGGAGACCTTCTTGTCCATTAGGAGCTCATCCTAACCTTAAAAATCTTTCCAGATTTAGTTGTTTCTCAGTGACGTTTGACATCATGAACACACCCTTTATAAATAGCCCCACAGACTAACAATGATAACACTGTATCTATACAACATGTAGTATATAATTGTACATAATTGCAGGTCATAGTCAACGTCCTGTGGGTTGTAATGTGCTGCCCCCACAAACACTTGTAACTAAGTATGTAAGTAACTAagttaactttatttatatatagcaCTTTTCACAGATAAAATCACAAAGTGCTTCAAAAAGTGCCATAATAACACTACAGAGACAAACAGTGCGTCTTCATTTTAAAACCATCAACAGATTCCGTCATGCGCAGTGAGAGGGGCAAGGCATTCCACAGTCTGGGAGCTACAGCCTAAAAAGACAGCCCCCCTCGAGTCTTTAAACGGGTTTTGGTGATCATCAGGAGAGACTGGTTTGAGGAATTTGGGAAAACGGTTTAAGGAGTATGGGGTCAATAGGTCCTTAATACTGTATATTGGAAGAGCATGTCCGTGTACTGCTCTAAATGTTCTTAACTACTTAAATTTTTAAATCAATTCTGGACTTGGTAGTCAGTGAAGTGACAATAGACCTGGAGTAATATGGACTGTTCTAGAGGTTCCTGTTAAAAGCCTTGGTGCAGGATTGTGGGCAGTCTGGAGTCAATATAAAGTTGACTTAATACAACAATACAAGTAAAAATGGAGTTACAATAATCAATATTCAAAGTAATAAAAGCATGAACAATAAATTCCAGATCCATCTTTGATAAGATCCTTCTTAATTTagaaatgtttctcaaatgATAATCAAAGACAACACCAAGGATTCTGAGGCTCGTCTGAACAGAGGAGTCCAGTGGGCCAAGGTCTTGTCTGATTGAGGCGATCTTTTTGTCAGGTGCAATAATCAGAGTTTCGGTCTTGCTAGAGTTTATGTGGAGGTAGTTATTGTTAAGCCAAGTCTTGATGGATTACAGGCACTCCAACAGCATTGTAAAGAAATGAAACTCCAAAGAAATCACCACAGAAACAATAAATGTGGagatcatctgcataaaaatgataagacacatttacacaacaacGAATGATCTGACCAAGAGGATATATGTATAAGTAGAATAAAATCCCCATAAAAACCCAAGACTGAACCCTGACTGTGGCATGCaaaatgatgctgatgctgtaaaTAGCAACATTGGAAGTTGAATCACTAAGGTAAGAAGAAAACACTGGAGGACAGACCAAGGAACTTCTAATTTAGACTGAAGTTGATTTATCAAGATTCTATGCTCCACAGTATCAAATGCACATATTAAATCCTGTGAAAACCAGGACTGTAGAACGGCCAGAGTACGCAGCCATCATTATGTCACTGGAGACCCTAAGTAGAGCTTGTGTTACAACACAAGCCATACTGTATGTCAGTTGGATGCTCTATTATTAGGGGTGTGGTTTGGTCTCATGGTGTGTATGTGGGTTATTAGCATGATGTTgtagcacccccccccacacacacacacacctcttggGTTTTTAAGACACCAAACCAGTTTCCACGCCTTCAGTAGACAATACGGGTGTTGAAAAACAACAAGAGAAAAAAAGGTCACGAGAGCTTGACACagcacatgcatgcacagaAAACCAGCCTGGTTTTTAAAGGCTAACGGCAGAAGGTTAAAAgccctcagcctcagcagaaGTCCACCAAACAGCTGGTGGAAGAATTCAAATTGGAGGCTTCAGCCAACATGAGGaacacacaccaaaacacacacacacacacacacacacgtctgacaATGTGGCACCCTAACACTAATATCCCACTTATCCACTGTACTTCATAAGTTCATGAAGGATTTGGATTCTGAAGTTTGGTGGACAGGAACCAATAAGAACAGGCCAGGAGTGGAGTGATGAGCAAGTGGGAGAGTCCTACAGAGGCTCCAAGACCACGACAGGAAATAGCAGAGAGAACATTCATGGAAACATGAGACAGTCATGACACTCACATACTGCAGTGGCTccttaaaccacacacacacactcactcagttGTAACTATTATCATGCAACTTGCATTACTGTCCATTATCTGGCAGCACTAATCATGACTGCTCAGAATCAGACCTCCAGAGCTGCCCAGAGCTATTACCACTGCATGGGCCTGCTACTTTAAGTTGTAGGGTGTGCAGGTGCTGTGTGTGAAAGGAGGAGCTGTGCTTTTCATTGCTCAAGTGTTTGTCCTCTCCATGACCTCACTACCCAAAGTGGCCGAGACCGAGATAAAACAGTGATTATCTAAAGAAAAATGATGTGAAGTGCTGCAACTCAGCAGTTGTTGGCTGAGCCGACATAATAACTGTGTGTACGACCACTACGTGTTCAACACACTGCAGCTTCCAGGTTTGCTGTGAAACTGGACTAAAGCAAACTCTCGAACCGTCGCTGCCACTTTCCACTCGTGTGGATTTAGAGGTTGCTCCTACTTTCGACTGTACGATCGGACTATACTGTAAAAGAGCTGTATGTCAAACCACACTGTACTTTACGCCTTGAAACTAGGCAACTAGAGTCATACAATGCACCACTCTGCCCCACCTCGCCTTCAGCAGTGACTGGCAGCCCGCAGAATCTGCGGCGCCCTCCGTTTTTAGAACATACTGATGGATGAGCACAACCAACGGCATTCCTCGTTGCCATGCCAACTGCAAACACCTGGCACCCACTGTTACGGTTTCTTAGTTATACCCTTGATATGAAAAATTACCAAGAGCCTGCATTTATCAACAAAGGGTGTGTTACAGTGTGGGTCGAGGAGGAGCCGTGGCAGAAACCAGCAGGTTCCtggaaacacagctgtgaaaaCCATCGGCCAagctctcctgcagctgcgcATCACTGGACTTACAGGACGATCAGGTTCAACAGAGCTGTGTGCAGTTCCGGTGTCGTATGAAGTCACACTGGTGACATTCACGGTTGGCTGTGTGAAGGAAACATCCACAAACATCCTTtcacacaaacagtaaacaaaCTCCATTCATATCTGAGGCGGATGCAAGACGCACTTTGAAGAGGAAAAATACCTAAACATGACTGAATGCCAAAACATGGCAAATATGAGCAGACAAGTACCCAAGAAGAAGAATCCTTGCTTCACTGTATGTGATTATTGAGCGTAAGCTGCTCTTTTCTCGACCCTGATGATCCCGGCTGCTTGTTTTCTGGTCTTCagcattgagctgtttcacCATGTGATTGATCAGCTGATTGTGTCAGCCACTGGACGGCCAGTCATCAATTAGAGGTCACCAGACTTTCCACTAACCCACAGGACTTTGTCTCCTCCTTGGACTTCCTGCCAACTGTAGCTGCACATGATTCTagaaatgtttataaaatcacTGAACAGTTTGAAGTCCAACATTCTACAGGGAGAGGGATTATTAACAAGTAGAAAGCATTCAGGAGAGTTGTCTATGACTAATAGCCACCAGCATCAGATGATTTTTAAACATATCCTGTGACACTGTGACCTGCTCCAGAATCAGCTCTGTCTCCTTCATTTGTACCACTGAGTTCTACTGGATACGTTGAGTGACAGACATTTGTGAACGGAGGATGGAAACTGATGCATATATATTTCCATAAAGAAAATGTTACAGAACCACTCACACGACTTCCtttatgaaaaaaaagacacacttCTGCTCTAGCCCCTATTTTTAATTCTAAGCTCAAGATTTCCAGGAGTCAGGGTCAAACAAGACGAACACACTTGACACAAGGCGACAGCTTTTTACGGGAACGGCAAACAAACCTTGGCTTCATCCCACATTCTGCAGCTGTCCCAGCTCAAACATCTATTCAGGTCAGGCTGCATTTTTTAAACACAACGGTTTCAGGAAAACAGATTtgattactttttaaaaaaccTCATGTTACTAAAGTATTTGGTAGAATTATTAGGAAACATGAGGTTAGGGCTGATTTCATCAGACCTAAGTGACTGCAGCAGGATCCACATGGGTCTCTGACAGAAATAAGAAGCTGTAATCTCCACTTAGTCActaagaaaggagaaaaaaacattGCATGGAATGCTTAACTTTTATTCTCCTtcctgaaaaacaacaacaacaacaacaagatggGTGTGACACCACACACTAGTTGACTGTATAATCACAAAACAGGAAGCCATTAAGCATGGATACTAATTAATTACAGTCATTAAGCAGCCCTGTTATTGTCTGTACATGGTGTAATATGGGTAGCTGATGCATGttaaagtgattttaaaatgttgtgTAGTGAAAACTGTCCCATTTATGATACATGAATTAGAATGAAGTCTCCGTCCCTCCCACGCTCTAGTGACGGTATGGAGCCAGCTGGCTCGCCCAAAACTCCCATTCACTAAGCGTTCAAGAAGTGAAGggacaacaaccacaacaacaacaacacatttgaaAAAGAAAGGCGTCCTACACTCGGTTGGGCCACCGGCTCACAGAACAGATGCCCAAAACAGTTTCTCCCCTGAGAAACCAACTCAACAAGGTGAGATTATTTGGAAGCTGGACAAGTCCACTCCAGTTCGGTCAGAGTCAATTCCAAGCACATTATAATCAAGTAGCTCCCTTGATGTGAAGCGCTATTGAACAACAGCAAGAGCTTGGCAACAGAAGGCTTTACATAACTTCAGCATAGCTTTGGATGTAGGTCACACAGTCGGAGGCAGAAAATATTCAATCGAGAGGTAGAGGAGGTGTCTATTGTCACCACTGGTATTCACAGCACTGGAGGAAAGGTTAACTCCCCAGGCTGCTCAGGGTCATGAATACGATGGATACTGTTGTATAGATAAGGTGAAACCAGGGCGTTGAGGCAGTCGGGTGGAGTTTGGGCTGGATGCTCGGTGGGGGGGCTGTTCAATGGAACTACCTGCGCTTTGTTCCTCCTTCATTTGTTCTTTGTAActaaacatgacagacaggtaTTATTCCTTTCCTGTTTCTCTGGTTGCGACAGATGTGACAAGGTTTCGTAGCTGGGTTTGTGGAGGCATAGGGGTGCAGGTATGCTTTCATACACTGACACAGATCATTTGCTAACATATCAAATCGTGGGCGATAAGTTATTTTCTACCTGTGACAGTGAGTAAAAGACCTACCACAACATGATGAAAGAGCAGCTCCCAGGACTGATTCAGCTTCTGGTTCAACACCATGTCAAAGAAGTCGTACATGAAGTAACCTGTGGGAACAGACACCGTTCAACAGATTAATGTCATTAGTTCATTTGCCAAGTGTTTAAGAGGctacaaacaaaacagactctTGATGAGCCTTGTTAAAAGGCAGCTCAACGGGGGACCCTGCCTCCTTGACAACAGTGATGGCAACCAAGATGTGGCTATTCATATCCACCAGCAGCCGTATCCATGACAACACCTTTTTTCAGAATACTGAATAACTAATGCGGCGTTGTGGCTGGCAAGGCACCGTTCGTGAGGCCAGAATTAACACAATTACTGTGGAAATACGAGACCTGGACCTGTCAGTAAAATAAATACTACAAGCCGGTATTAAAAAGAGGTTTCAGTGCGCTTCTACATTGGTATACCTCTGCAATGACGTTCACCAGAATGTTTACATGTTGAGAAATTCCATCCTGAAACCAGTTCATCAAACAACTAGGTTTCATGAATCTAAGCCAAATATCCCATCTGGTTGTATATGAGAGATTAGATTAAGACACCTGAGCTAACCTGATTTATCGGGAAAACTCCTCTAGTTTTTCTAAATCTTAGTTTGCAAGGCACTGTGGGTAATATTTTATATAGATTGTGGAAAGGTCTTCACTCGACAAGTGGAGAATTGTTTCTGGCCTGTTACTGGGAGCCTTCCAGTGAACTGGGCTGAATGTCTGGCCTACAAAGCCCTCTCTAAACTATCGGCGGCCTCAGCAGAATCACGCCACACATCTGGAGGACTACAAACAGCGAACCATCACTGTTCCTGCGTTCACGCCTCCCCTCCCTGTGACGACTGTCCCTCTGTGTGGACGGCTCTTGCATAAATCAACAACTTCGTGCCTACTCGCTGACTCGGTGATGTCACGTGACTCTACAGGGTTACAGGGTCGCACCCGACGCCTGGGACTGATCATAAAGCCCTCCATTGATCATCACATAACACTCCCTGCTTTGCCAGCTTTCAGGGCCGGGCTTCCTGTAAGAATGTCAGACATCCCACGGATCCTCAGGGAGCTGTTATTGCCTGGCACAGATTCAATAAATGTGAGATTAGAAGCTCtggggtgtcactggtttactTTGAGGattaatgaaaaagaaaaacagacaatgATACTATTTTAAGAATCTAAAGCAGCACTTATGGTGGAAATAACAATCAGGCCAAGTCAAATTTGTGTAAAGTTCCAAGTTTGTTTACAGAAGCTGGATGGTTTATTTTAGTCTACGCTGGAAGTCCCAGGGAGTAATGTAATCCTTTACTATAAGATGATTGAAACCTAGTCACAATTTGATTGAATTGTGGCAGAGATTGTTAAAACAATGGACAGTCATGCAAGTTGAGTTAAATGAAGTACTGATATGTAAAAGACCCAGTTCATCATGACTGTGCGATGATTTAAGTACTAAAAGGGATTAACCTCACGTTATCTTGTGTCATGTACTAGACCAgcagccctcacacacacacacacacacacacacacacacacacacacacacacacacacacacacacacgttacagTACTGAACACTGCAGTCGTGCTACTCACCAATCGAAAAGGACACCAAAGCATGAGAAAACATAGAGAAGGTTTCTATCAAATCCTCAGCCATCTGTGGGTAAAGGAAGAAGCTGAAAAGATAACACACAGATGATGAAGTAAAAGTACGACCTGGTTTGAGGATCTTAGAATATTAATGTAGACACTGACTTCTAAGGTCAAAACAGAGTTtagtaatattattttaaaatatatttccGTTAATACTATAAACAATGGATTCCATATCTACAATAACCCAAAACTGCTcaaaacatgcacacaagccAAACAATTCCAAACTAGTCATTTCCGATCAGATCCAGGCGCTTGAGTGAACACAACGTGTAACTCACCAAAGCACTGCCCAGATCGCCGTGATGAGGCTGTGCACGAACGACGTGCAGATGTTTCTCCATTTCCACGCGTTCCTGCGGGCAGATTCGGGCATGGGCAGCTGACCGACCCCAGCGTTGACCAGCCGGAAGAATCCGACGGAGCCAACGGTCGTCAGAATCACCGAACTCAGCTCCATGGCTGAAATGTCCGCCTGCCGCGGTCTGTGAACGCAGCCCACGACTGTGGCTCCGAAACTCGCGCAGATGTTTGTTGATGATTGATGGTTTCGTCCGAGATAATCACGTCAACGCGCCGAGGTTCCTGCTCCTCCGACACTTTTGCGGGTCCCTGAAACGCAAATCAAACCGTGTTTCTCTCACGACTGTTACCCACGGGAGGGAAGGCGTGGGCGCGTCTGTCACACTGGAGCCACGGCCACGCGCTGGGTGTTTATGACGATCCCGCCAGAGGACGCTCCGTGTTCACACGTGGGCCAGGTATAAGTGAATGGTGGGTGTGGGTAAACCAGCCTGTTGTACAACCTCCTCAACGCTGGCTTGTGTAACTTTTTGACATCGCAAACACAAACCGTGGCACGGTGCCTCCCCGCCCTACTACGAGGGGCGTGGCCAAAAACACGTTACATGACTGTGCGACGTTCACGTGCCGTCGGACGTTTCTTAAACAACAGATCACGCTGTCAGTGCATTTTTGACCCATGTGCTGACTGTGAAACAAAACTGAttatgaaatgcattttttttagaaaaaaatagtCAAATTATTCAATTCTTTTAATGAATTTTGTGAATTAAGTTCATTTCAAAACTATTGACTGGTGATTACTCCAGCAACAAATGCAGGACCAGCTCCACTCTGAGAAAGGATGGTCCTAAATTTAGCAGTTTTCTTCAGGTGGAAAAAGGCATGTAGAAATTTGTTTTAAGTATGAGGAAAACTACGCTCTTCAGATTCTTCACAATGGAACCCGACGCCAGAATTATGACACAAAGTAACTATCTATTTAAATATTTCTAAGATTCtgtaacacaaatacaaaagccATTGTCCTTTATGGCAGTTACAGGAAGTGTctgatcattttttttctttggggGTCTTTGTGTTTGATATTCTTCCTACCAGAGGCCTGACAGTGAATTCCAACTCTCAAAGCAAACCTTGACTTAAACTAATTGTTTAATAGATACTTTTAATTGACAGATTTGTTAATATAACCTCTACCTAGTTAGTCTTTACCCACATGATTCAGTTCATGTCAACACCAGGAAGTACAATGACATCAAACTTATATAGCTTTGCAAAGCTTTGTTAGAGAGACTGAAAAGGCCTTGACACACGGACCCATACATGGTGATTATACATAGGTGAAATAATAGTTGCATTAAAGttaaaggtacagtatgtacctTTTTTCTTAAATCCACCAAAAATTACTATGCGATCACTGAAGTTGTAAATTACGCAGAACTCGAAGGCTGCAAATGCAGCACAGTGGCTCACAAACCACGGGGGATTTATATGAAGAAGCATTTAACGCTTATGGAGAAAACAATAATGGAGTCAACGAGCCGAgcagttatttatttttctcactGTTTCTTCATTCAATAGAAAAGGCCAAAACAACGTGATGCTCATCCAAAAGAGAGGAAGGTAAACATGAATGACTGCTGTAATAGGTGGTGACACAGCTCCACCTATCGGTTGAAAATACTTTCAACCCATAGTGTTTATAGTAAGTGTGTAAGTCATTTAACCCTGATCAAATAAGACCTACTTTAAAGTTTTAACTCTGGAAATGTAGGTCATTTTATTAGAATGAGCTCAGATTCTCTGCCAAAAGATCAACACCTCAGCAATTCTCATAGACAGTTGCTACATAGATCCAGTAATGCTCAATGTTAAAACGTACCTGTTGCTcttgtaattaattaattaattaatgtaatTAACATCTTGGCTATTGTGAAATTGTCATGTAATAGATTTTAGCATCATCTTACTTGTATGCACATCATTTCGATCACTTCTAACAGCTGGTGATCTTTTCGTGCCTGTATAGAAATTataaatggtttcaaacaaatGCCTTTTGCAAGTACCCAAAGTTGTCTGTGATGCACAGTATACAGTTATATTGTCTATTTCTAATGTATTATAAAAAAATTCTCAATAAAGGAACAGAGGAATGTGTTATTGAGAAACATATGTACTTTTTTCATTCTCCGTATCGCGTAAGCCGCTGGTGGCGCCATCTACTGGACGTGGTGGTGTAGCTCAGCCGCCACCGCTACTTAGaaatgtccaactcgagacctcctactcgactcagcatcgatctcttgaagcggaagtgtcgtcaagcaaaatctcgagcgcgttccgaatcacgtgaccaataaGAGCGCGAGGCGTCGAGACGTCACATGACTGCCAAGCGGCTTAtatgcagtttgaacggactggttgtttcaatatATTTTATAAAGGTGGCAAGCGGACCGGAGatgatatataaaataatagatgatctataagatagacaggttttACAAGttacaagttcaaaatgtatttaaagacTACAACTACACTTTGACAAGTCGtaattccaataaaaatatctttattagtcagacatccgTGCAAAAgctctccaaagctggagaggtggtgagaaggtgattaaagtcatgttctgtggaaaaataaaataaaataaaggtctttgatttaactaaatgacaaacatgtctcctcaatgtagtaataaacagaattgcagaagcaccaaatgcagctctaataacatctgactatcaAAAATATTCACCATGTTAAGGCTACTGTTaaattattatccacagagaaacacaattacacacctttgattaaataatttattcaaCAATAAAATATGGACATGCATGGAAGCTGCTGTAGCAACGGACAGAACTCACTTATTGTGGATACTAACTATGAAGAGGTTGTTGTCTAGACAACAGTGACAGTATCAAATGAGATGCCAGCGTTTAAACAAAAATCTTTTAGTACTTTGTAGCTCAATCTTGTCATGACTTTTAATGTTTGGAAAAATAATATGTTGTTT from Betta splendens chromosome 13, fBetSpl5.4, whole genome shotgun sequence includes:
- the LOC114867661 gene encoding TLC domain-containing protein 2-like — protein: MELSSVILTTVGSVGFFRLVNAGVGQLPMPESARRNAWKWRNICTSFVHSLITAIWAVLCFFLYPQMAEDLIETFSMFSHALVSFSIGYFMYDFFDMVLNQKLNQSWELLFHHVVVISCFGLSVVSCRYVGFAVVALLVEINSVFLHLRQVMRMSSMAAGTLYRVNSMTNLGTYVVFRINTLAWMTRWLVLNRDKVPLLAYTLGSVGMAIMTAMNIVLFYRLLRSDFLKGSAREAKKDKEKEM